AAAACCAACCTCAGTGAATGGGCCAACTTCCGTTCAAATCACTCATCAAGTGGATGGAGTGGACGCGGCGGACAAACTTGTAACCCTTACGTGACTGATCGTTCTCCCTGTGGTTCCAGTTCCGGTTCCGGTGCAGGGGTTTCGGCTAACTTTAGTGCCATCGCCATTGGAACCGAAACCGATGGTTCCATTGTTTGTCCTTCCGGGATAAACGGCGTGGTGGGTATCAAGCCCACTGTCGGCCTCTGGTCACGTCATGGTATCATTCCAATCTCGCACAGTCAGGACACGGCCGGCCCGATGGCCCGCACTGTTACCGACGCCGCGACTCTGCTGGGACCGTTGGTTGGTGACGATGCTAACGACAGAGCCACGATGAATGCTTCCAAATGGAAAGGAACCGATTACACCCAGTTTCTCGATAAGAATGGCTTAAACGGTGCCAGAATCGGCATCGTAAAAGATTACTGCGGTTTTAGCGACGATGTGGATGCACTCATGAAACAGGCCATGGACGCCATGAAGCAACAAGGAGCAGAGCTGGTTGAACTGGAGCCGATGAAAGATCACGACCAGTGGTCGAAAGCCGAATGGACGGTTCTGGTGTATGAGTTCAAAAACGACCTGAACAAATACCTGGCTGAACATCCGGAAGCTCCGAGGAAAAATCTGAAAGAGCTGATTGAATTCAATAAGCAAAATAGCAGAAAAGAGCTGCAGTGGTTTGACCAGAGTATCTTTATCACGGCGGAAGAGAAAACTCCTTCGGAAGAAGAATACATGAACGCGCTCAAACTGACCAAAACGCTTCCGGCAAAATATATCGACAGCAACATCAAAGAGCATAACCTGAATGCGCTGATTGCTCCGACGAATGGCCCGTCATGGACCATCGACCGGGTGAATGGTGACCATTTTGGTGGTGGAAGCTCAGATCTGGCTGCCGTTTCGGGGTATCCGAGCATTACTGTTCCGGCCGGATTTGTACACGAACTGCCCATCGGTTTATCCTTTATCGGAACTGCGTGGTCAGAACCGGAACTGATCAAACTGGCTTATTCTTTCGAGCAGGCTACTAAATTAAGGCAGGCTCCAAAGTTTATTCCGTCGTTGTTAAACCAGATGGGGTTTCGGGGATGAATATCGAAATGCGATAGTTTTCCGCTTTGTGGAGAGAGCTTATTGAAAATTTCAACGACGCCAATCGGCGCGGCGGGAACCTGTTGAAAATTTCAACGACACCAAATCATCGGTAACGGATCTACTGAAAAATGGCAGAATCATCCGGGCCAGCGCACGCTTGCCGATTATCCATAAAAAAAACTCCCGACCATAACGGCTCGGGAGTTTTCTGTTTTTATTAAACTTGATTTACTAATAGAGCTTCTCAGCCTGAGCAATCGATTTTACCGGACGAATGGTAAAGCTATACTGGTAGCTTTTCGCCGACAGGCGATAAGGTTTATGAGCGATTGCCTGTGCGCTCCAGGTATCGTCACCGCCAACGCCTAGTTGTTTGTAGTCGATATGTACCGTGTAGAAATCACGGACTGGTACCTCATCAATGTGTTTGGCCTGCTCCAGGTCGGCAGCAGTGTAAGGCCATACACTAAAATCAACTTTCGGCTCGCCTTGAACCATCAAACCACCGTTTTTCCCGGCAAGGGCAAACCAGCGAGCATCGCTCCGGTTACCGTTCTCCTGAGGACGAACGTATTTGTACTGCAAATCGCTAGTCGGCGTTTGATACAATGCCAGCTTGGCGCCCGATTTCCTGTCCCAGTAATTCTCCCACGGACCTTTTCCGTAATAAGCCGTTTCAGTCAATGTCGCCGGAACTTCCATCGTAAAACCGAAGCGTGGCAAATCCGGAGCATTATCTCCTTTGATAATCTCGGCTGATACCTGCAATGTTCCATCGCTTTCGGCAGAATAATGCACTTTCAGTGTCGATGCGTCAACAGGTAATGTGTAAGTACAAACAACGCCCGATTGATTATCGTCGATTTTAGCTGATTGGAAAGTCATATTGGCAACTGCGTCTTTCCAAACCTTCATATCGCGGAAGATGTGGTTGCCACCCGCCAGATCATTATCTGTTGGTACTCGCCAGAAGTTGGGTCTCAAAGGACTGACAAACTGCTCTTTGCCATTCACCTTGCACGACGACACTTCGCCTTTCTCCTTATTAATCACTACCGTGAAATGTTTTCCCGATAAGGTGACATCGTTATCACTTTCGGTGGCCGTTACCTTGCCGGAAGCTACAGCAGCCGGTTTCACTTCATGTCCCGGAAGGATAAACTCGTTCCAGGCGATCTCGAATCCAGTATCAGCCCATAAAGTTTTCTCAGCCAAGTCCCAACCAATATTGAGCACATACTCTGCGTCCCTTTTCAGCTTAGCTTGATCAACCGGAACGTGGAAGCGAGCATTCTCACCCGGAGCACATGCCGGCGTTGGAATCGTACCATGCTGTACCTCAACACCATTTTGCAGCAACGACCACTTGAGCGCATAAGGTTCCAGTCCGGTAAAATTCTGCCGGTTCACTACCGTGAAATCGAAATTATTCAAATCAACAGGACTAACACTGATGGGCTGGAATACGTGCTTGCATTCCCACAAAGCCGGTTTCGCCGTGCGGTCGGGTGCGACAATTCCGTTGATACAGAAATTGCCATCGTTGGGCTTGTCGCCGAAATCGCCGCCATACGCCCAATACGGTTTTCCGTTTTTATCTTTTTCCAGGATACCCTGATCAATCCAATCCCAAATGAAGCCACCCATCAGGTTGGGATGAGCGCGAATGACATCCCAGTATTTTTTCAAATCACCGGTGGAGTTACCCATAGAGTGCGCATATTCACACATGACAATCGGGCGGTGAATCCACGGACTCTTCGCCAGTCCTTCCAGCAAAGTCGGCGACGGATACATCCGACTGATGACATCTACCCACTGCCGATCTGTTGGATTGGCATCATAGGGCTTTTTCCAATATTCTTTGCTGGTAATCGGGATATAATCCGGACTTGTCGGATCGCCCTGTGCCCCTTCGTAGTGAATTAACCGGGTCGGGTCGTAGCTACGAATCCAGCCGGCCATAGCAGCATGGTTCGGTCCCACTCCCGACTCGTTTCCGAGGGACCAACCGATGATAGCCGGGTGATTCTTGTCGCGCTCGACCATCCTGACTGCACGATCGACAAATGCATACGTCCAGTCCGTATTATTCGTAAAATAACCAGTCAAACCGTGTGTTTCCAGGTCAGTTTCATCGAGCACATAAATGCCGTACTTGTCACACATATCGTAGAAATACGGATCGTTTGGATAGTGCGATGTACGAACGGCATTCAGGTTAAAACGTTTCATTAGAAGAACATCGTCCAGCATCTCTTTCCGGGTAACCGCTTTTCCATTCACCTCGCTGTGATCGTGGCGGTTCACGCCATACAGCTTCACCGGGCGTCCATTAACTTTGAATACGCCGTGGTTCCACTCTATTTTCCGGAAACCAACATGGGTACTAGTTGCATCCACCACATTTCCACCGGCATCCTTTACGGTAACCACCAATGTGTAGAGATACGGATTTTCGGCCGACCATTTCACAGGATTGGAAATATGTGCTTTCAACAATGCAAATGGTACGTTATCGCGCTGCGGCAGCCTCTCGTGGATAATGTGATTGACTGGCATACTCATGGTATCCGTTTTCACCTCTTTTCCCAGCTCGTCGTATAAGTGAGCATTGAACGTCCAGCCCTTCGTATTCGTATCTTCCGTCACCTTGACACGCGGACGGATTTGCAGTTCCGCATCTTTGTACACCGCATCCAAATCGGTGCGAACAGCCAAATCGTAAATGTCCACTTTCGGTTGCGCTACGAGGTATACTTCCCGGTGAATACCGCTCATCCGCCAGTGGTCCTGATCTTCCAGGTAGCTTCCGTCACTCCAGCGATACACCTGAACAGCCAGCCGGTTTTTTCCGGGTAGGAGATAATCTG
This Prolixibacter sp. NT017 DNA region includes the following protein-coding sequences:
- a CDS encoding amidase, coding for MKRRSFFKTAAIGGAAFTLSPLAACDEKNNQAASSTSDYTQFDLNEVTVAQLRQKMKSGELTAEQLTNKYLKRIKEVDQSGPTLRTVIELNPDAVAIARKMDEERKAGKLRGPLHGIPILIKDNIDTGDKMQTTAGSLALEGNRTQNDAFIVSKLREAGAVLLGKTNLSEWANFRSNHSSSGWSGRGGQTCNPYVTDRSPCGSSSGSGAGVSANFSAIAIGTETDGSIVCPSGINGVVGIKPTVGLWSRHGIIPISHSQDTAGPMARTVTDAATLLGPLVGDDANDRATMNASKWKGTDYTQFLDKNGLNGARIGIVKDYCGFSDDVDALMKQAMDAMKQQGAELVELEPMKDHDQWSKAEWTVLVYEFKNDLNKYLAEHPEAPRKNLKELIEFNKQNSRKELQWFDQSIFITAEEKTPSEEEYMNALKLTKTLPAKYIDSNIKEHNLNALIAPTNGPSWTIDRVNGDHFGGGSSDLAAVSGYPSITVPAGFVHELPIGLSFIGTAWSEPELIKLAYSFEQATKLRQAPKFIPSLLNQMGFRG
- a CDS encoding glycoside hydrolase family 2 TIM barrel-domain containing protein — protein: MMRKKSLIAFVLAILSLTAFGQKYPKDWENPRMIERNKLEAHATLYPFQDIQTALTMDREKSPWYQSLNGTWKFDFVPKSEDATTDFAQKGFDVSGWDNISVPSNWEMKGYGTPIYTNVTYPFPAKPPYILRDDPVGSYIRDFNLPDNWKNREVILHFGGVSSAMYVWVNGQKVGYSQGSRLPAEFDITDYLLPGKNRLAVQVYRWSDGSYLEDQDHWRMSGIHREVYLVAQPKVDIYDLAVRTDLDAVYKDAELQIRPRVKVTEDTNTKGWTFNAHLYDELGKEVKTDTMSMPVNHIIHERLPQRDNVPFALLKAHISNPVKWSAENPYLYTLVVTVKDAGGNVVDATSTHVGFRKIEWNHGVFKVNGRPVKLYGVNRHDHSEVNGKAVTRKEMLDDVLLMKRFNLNAVRTSHYPNDPYFYDMCDKYGIYVLDETDLETHGLTGYFTNNTDWTYAFVDRAVRMVERDKNHPAIIGWSLGNESGVGPNHAAMAGWIRSYDPTRLIHYEGAQGDPTSPDYIPITSKEYWKKPYDANPTDRQWVDVISRMYPSPTLLEGLAKSPWIHRPIVMCEYAHSMGNSTGDLKKYWDVIRAHPNLMGGFIWDWIDQGILEKDKNGKPYWAYGGDFGDKPNDGNFCINGIVAPDRTAKPALWECKHVFQPISVSPVDLNNFDFTVVNRQNFTGLEPYALKWSLLQNGVEVQHGTIPTPACAPGENARFHVPVDQAKLKRDAEYVLNIGWDLAEKTLWADTGFEIAWNEFILPGHEVKPAAVASGKVTATESDNDVTLSGKHFTVVINKEKGEVSSCKVNGKEQFVSPLRPNFWRVPTDNDLAGGNHIFRDMKVWKDAVANMTFQSAKIDDNQSGVVCTYTLPVDASTLKVHYSAESDGTLQVSAEIIKGDNAPDLPRFGFTMEVPATLTETAYYGKGPWENYWDRKSGAKLALYQTPTSDLQYKYVRPQENGNRSDARWFALAGKNGGLMVQGEPKVDFSVWPYTAADLEQAKHIDEVPVRDFYTVHIDYKQLGVGGDDTWSAQAIAHKPYRLSAKSYQYSFTIRPVKSIAQAEKLY